One region of Danio rerio strain Tuebingen ecotype United States chromosome 5, GRCz12tu, whole genome shotgun sequence genomic DNA includes:
- the ube2g1a gene encoding ubiquitin-conjugating enzyme E2 G1a, with the protein MTEPQSALLLRRQLAELNKNPVEGFSAGLIDDNDLYRWEVLIIGPPDTLYEGGVFKAHLTFPKDYPLRPPKMKFITEIWHPNVDKNGDVCISILHEPGEDKYGYEKPEERWLPIHTVETIMISVISMLADPNGDSPANVDAAKEWREDRHGEFKRKVARCVRKSQETAFE; encoded by the exons AACTGAATAAAAATCCTGTGGAAGGTTTCTCAGCCGGTTTGATAGATGATAATGACCTCTACAGATGGGAAGTACTAATAATTGGTCCTCCTGATACACTCTA TGAGGGTGGTGTCTTTAAAGCCCATCTTACATTTCCCAAAGACTATCCTCTCAGGCCTCCTAAAATGAAGTTCATTACAGAAATATGGCATCCAAATG TTGACAAGAATGGTGATGTTTGTATTTCGATATTGCACGAACCCGGGGAGGATAAATATGGCTATGAGAAACCAGAAGAGCGCTGGCTCCCCATCCATACTGTAGAGACCATCATGATTAGCGTCATCTCTATGCTAGCAGACCCCAATGGAGACTCCCCTGCCAATGTTGATGCAGCA AAAGAGTGGAGGGAAGACAGACATGGTGAATTCAAAAGAAAAGTTGCCCGCTGTGTAAGAAAGAGCCAAGAGACTGCCTTCGAGTGA
- the ube2g1a gene encoding ubiquitin-conjugating enzyme E2 G1a isoform X1, whose translation MKFITEIWHPNVDKNGDVCISILHEPGEDKYGYEKPEERWLPIHTVETIMISVISMLADPNGDSPANVDAAKEWREDRHGEFKRKVARCVRKSQETAFE comes from the exons ATGAAGTTCATTACAGAAATATGGCATCCAAATG TTGACAAGAATGGTGATGTTTGTATTTCGATATTGCACGAACCCGGGGAGGATAAATATGGCTATGAGAAACCAGAAGAGCGCTGGCTCCCCATCCATACTGTAGAGACCATCATGATTAGCGTCATCTCTATGCTAGCAGACCCCAATGGAGACTCCCCTGCCAATGTTGATGCAGCA AAAGAGTGGAGGGAAGACAGACATGGTGAATTCAAAAGAAAAGTTGCCCGCTGTGTAAGAAAGAGCCAAGAGACTGCCTTCGAGTGA